The Streptomyces sp. WZ-12 genome segment GTTCGACGTCATCAAGTCGGCGTTCTCCGAGCGGCCCGGCGTGGAGCAGGTGCAGGACCAACGGGACACCGTCGAGCCGCTGTTCCGCCTCCTGGACGGCATGCGGTACGCGGCGCTCGGCGTGATGGGCCTGATGCTGGTGGTGGCGCTGATGCTGATCGTCAACACCGTGCGGGTCTCCGCGTTCAGCCGCCGCCGGGAGACCGGCATCATGCGGCTGGTCGGCGCGTCCAGCTTCTACATCCAGATGCCGTTCATCATGGAGGCGGCGATCGCCGGCCTCATCGGCGCCGTGTTCGCCTGTGTGCTGCTCGTCGGCGGCAAGTACTTCATGATCAACCAGTGGTTGGCCAAGCAGATCCAGGTGGTCAACTTCATCGGCTGGGACTCCGTCCTGGCGGTGCTGCCGCTGGTCCTGCTCATCGGGCTGCTGATGCCCGCGCTCGCCGCGTTCTTCGCGTTGCGCAAGTACCTCAAGGTGTGAGCTTCGCCAAGGGCGCCGTACGGTCAACTCCCCGTACGGCGCCCTTTCGTCGCCTAGACTCGCCGCCATGTCGGGCCCGTGTCGGTACGGTCGGCCCCGCCGCATCCGCCGCGGGGCGGCCCTGACGTTGTTCCTCGCCGGCGTGCTCGCCGCGGGGGCGGCCACCGGCACCTGGGACGACGTCGGAGACACCGCGGAGCCGGCCGCCCAGGGCCGCCCCGCCGACGACGGGCCCGCCGGGTCGGCGACCGCCGAACGGGCCGCCCGGGCCGCCGAACGGGCCGTCGCGGACGGCAAGTCCGGTACCCAGGCGGCCGATGACGTGGTCAGCCGCAGCGGCGACCGCTGGTCGGCGGTCTACACCCCCGGCGAATTCGCCGATTTCCAGGCCCAGTTGGACGGCTCCTACGTCGGCGTCGGGCTGTGGGTGCGGCAGCGAGACGATGGCCGGATCACGGTGTCCCGGGTCCAGCCCGGCGGCCCCGCCGAGCGCGCCGGGATCGCCGTCGGTGACCGGCTCGACGCCGTCGACGGCCGGCCCGCCCGAGGCCGGCCGGTCACCGAGACCGTCGGCCGGCTGCGCGGCGACGGCCCGGACGGCTCCGGGGCGGCCCCCGGCACGCCCGTCCGGCTGGACCTCGACCGCGGCGCCCGCCACTGGAGCGCGATGTTGCACCGCACCCGGCTGCACACCGAGAACGTGACCGTGGACCGGCCGGCCGGCGGCGACGGCCCGACCCGTATCAAGATCACCGCGTTCGCCAAGGGCACCGGCGCCGCGGTCCGCCGCGCGCTGCGCACCGCCGACCCGCGGGACGGGTTGCTGTTAGACCTGCGCGGCAACACCGGCGGCCTGGTCAGCGAGGCCGTCGCCACCGCGTCGGACTTCCTCGACGGTGGCCTGGTCGCCACCTACGACGTGCACGGCAGCCAGCGCGCGCTGTACGCGCAGGGCGTCGGTGATCCCCGGACCCCGCTGGTGGTGCTGGTGGACGGCGGCACGATGAGCGCCGCCGAGCTGCTGTCCGGCGCCCTCCAGGACCGCGGCCGGGCCGTCGTGGTGGGCTCGCCGACGTTCGGCAAGGGCTCGGTCCAGATGCCCACCCGGCTCCCGGGCGGCTCGGTCGCGGAGCTGACCGTCGGCCACTACCGCACTCCGTCCGGCCGGGCCGTGGACGGCGCCGGCATCACCCCGGACCTGATCGCCCCGGATCACGCCGAAGAACGGGCCCGCACAGTATTGAGTGGCCTCGGCACCGGTGCGTAGTGCGAAAATGGCCGCACTATGGCTACCAAGGGCAAGGGCAAAGAGAAGAACGACGGGCGCAAGCTCGTCGCGCAGCACAAGAAGGCGCGGCACGACTACCACATTCTGGACACCTTCGAGTGCGGTCTGGTGCTGACCGGCACCGAGGTGAAGTCGCTGCGTCAGGGGCGGGCGTCCCTGGTGGACGGATTTGTCCAGATCGACGATCGGGAAGCCTGGCTGCACAACGTCCATATCCCGGAATACGCGCAGGGGACCTGGACCAACCACAGCGCGCGGCGGAAGCGGAAGCTGCTGATGCACCGGGTCGAGATCGACAAGCTGGAGGTCAAGTCCCAGGAGACGGGTCACACGATCGTGCCGTTGGCCCTGTACTTCAAGGACGGCCGGGCCAAGGTCGAGATCGCGTTGGCCAAGGGCAAGAAGGAGTACGACAAGCGGCAGACGCTGCGCGAGAAGCAGGACCGTCGCGAGACGGAGCGGGCGATCTCGGCGGTCCGGCGCCGGCAGCGGGCGTAGCTCCCGGCGGCCGGGCCCGGGCCGTGAGCGGCCGCCGGGAAATGTGCTGGCACGCGCGTGCGGTGGTCACGTACGATGGGGACACACCCCGCGAGGGTGTGGCACCACCTTTGAAAAGAAAACATGGGGATGATCGGTTTCGACAGCGGATGTCGAAGCAGGGGAAGCGAGTCGAGGAAGCGGCAATGATCTCGTAAACCACATGCCGAAACCAATAATCGCCAACACCAAGCGCGATTCCTTCGCCCTCGCTGCCTAAGTAGCGACTTGCGAAGTGTCAGCCCGGGGCTGTTCCCGACCCGGATCCTGGCATCAGCTAGGGGACTAAACCTCGATCCCGGTCACGGGGTGAAGAGGGAAATCAAACAGTGGCTGGGCCCGTCGGAGACTTGTCCGTGTGATCTCCGGGGCCGAGAAAAGCGCAGCGGACTGCACTCGGAGAAGCCCTGATTCCGCACCGTTGGACGCGGGTTCGATTCCCGCCATCTCCACGAAGACGACAGGCGACGTGTGCCCGCGAAAAGCGCGGGCGGCGTCGCCTGTCGTCGTTTGTGTGCGGCTTTCGCGGGGCGGGGCGCCGCCGTCGGGCGGGGGCTCCGTCGTCAGGTGCGGCGGGCCGGTTCGTGGGGCGCGCGGGTGCCCGTCGCCGCGGTGAGGGCGAGGGACAGGGCGGCCGCCGCGGCCGGGACGGCGTAGCCGGCGGCGGGGGACGGCAGGTGGTCCGCGGCCCAGCCGCCGGTGGCCGAGCCGGCCGCGATGCCGGTCAGCAGCGCGGTCACCGCCAGCGTCATCCCCTCGTTCAACCGGCCGGCGGGGGTGCGGGATTGGACCAGGCCCATGCCGGTGACCATGGTCGGGGCGGTGGCCGTGCCGGCGGTGAGCAGGGCCGCGGCGAGCAGCGGCGGGGCGCCCGTTGCGGCGGCCAGCAGCGGCAGTGTCAGCAGGGCGGCCATCGCGGCGGTGCAGCGCAGGAGGCGCCGGGCGGGCCGGGCCGCCGGGGGCAGCAGGCCGAACAGCAGCCCGGCCGCGCCCGATCCGGTCGCCTGGAGGGCGAGCAGCCCGCCCGCCGCCGCCCGGAAGCCGTGCGCGTCCGCGTAGGCGAGCGTGACGACCTCCAGGGAGCCGAAGACCGCGCCGGTGGCCACGAAGGTGAGCAGCAGTGGGGGCAGGCCGGGGGCGCGCAGCGGGGAGCCGGGGCGGCCGGGCGGCCGCGGGACGGCGGGGGGTTCGGTGCGGCGCTGGGCGGCGAAGAGCAGGACGCCGGTCAGGAGCAGGGCGGCGGCGACGGCGGTGCCGGCCTCCGGGGCGACGGCGGTGCACAGCAGCGTCGCGAGGAGCGGGCCGAGCAGGAAGCACAGTTCGTCGGCGGCCTGCTCGAAGGAGTTGGCGGCGTGCCGGGCGGCGGGGTCGGCGCGCAGGAGGTGGGCCCAGCGGGCGCGGGACATCCCGCCGGTGTTGGGGGTGGTCGCGGTGGCGGCGTAGGAGGCGAAGAGGGTCCAGTCCGGGGCGCCGGCGCGGACGCACAGCAGCAGCGAGAGCGAGCCGAGGACCGCAACGGCGGTGGCCGGTACGGCGATCCGGGCCTGGCCGTGGCGGTCGATGAGGCGGGCCGTCCACGGGCCGACCAGCGCGGTCGCGGCGAGTCCGGTGGCGGTGACCGCCCCGGCCAGGGCGTAGGAGCCGCGGCTGCCGGCGATCATCAGGACCGCGCTGACGCTGAGCATGCCCATCGGCAGTCGGGCCAGCAGGTTGGCCGCGGTGAAGGCGCGGGCGCCGGGGACGGCGAAGAGCCGGGCGTAGGGGGAGCGGCGGCGGGGGCGGCGTACGGGCGGGGGCGAGATCGGGCGGGCGGCGAGGAAGAGGATCACGTCGTTCACGGTCGCGGTGGGGGCGGCGGGGCGTCCAACACCTGCGCGGGCCGATTGACGCGCCTGCGGTGTGAGTGTCGGGGGCGGGCCCGTGAGGTGCGTCAACGCGGTGTGGTGGCGGGCGTCCGGTGTGAGGATGGGCCGGTGCCGTACGACATCGAACCGCGGCTGCTGCGGGCGTTCACCGCCGTCGCCGAGGAGCTGCACTTCACCCGGGCCGCCGCCCGGCTGTACGTCGCCCAGCAGGCGCTCAGCCGCGATGTCCGGCGGCTGGAGCGGGAGTTGGGGGCCGAGCTGTTCGTCCGGAGCACCCGGCGGGTGGCGCTGACCGCCGAGGGCGAGCGGCTGCTGCCGTACGCGCGGCGGGTGTTGGCGGCCCAGGAGGAGCTGGCCGCGGCCTTCCGGTCGGAGCCGGGGCGGCCGCTGGTGGTGGACGTGGGGGCGCCGGTCGGCACCGCGCACCGGGTGTTGGCGGCGGCGCGGCGGCGGCTGCCGGAGAGCTGCGAGTTGATCGCCCGGTACCACGGCGGACTGACCGGTGCGGCCGCGGAGTTGGCCGCCGGGCGGCTGGACGTCTCGTTCGGGCGGTTCGCGGGGCTGTCGGCCCCGGCCCGGGCCGGGCTCGCCCACCAGCCGGTGCGGCTGGAGCCGATGGCGGTGTTGCTGCGCGCGGACCATCCGCTGGCCGCCGCCGGCCGCGTGCCGCTGCGCGGGCTGGCCGGCGAGACCCTCTACGCGGCGGCCGGGAACCCGCGGACCGCGGAGTGGACGGAGCTGGCGGCGCGGCTCTTCGCGGGGCGGGGGATCGCGATGGCGGCGCCGTTCCCGGAGATCGCGGGGGCGGAGGAGTTCGTGCGGGTGGTGCGCAAGCGCGGTTGGTCGGTGCTGGCGAGTGCGGAGTTCATCGAGGTGCCGGGGATGGTGTTGCGGCCGTTGGTGGATCCGGTGCCGTTGTCGCCGGTGGGGATGGTGTGGCGACGAGGGTTGCGGCATCCCGGGTTGGCCGCACTGCGGGACGCCGCCCGGGAGTTGGGGGCGCGGGAGGGCTGGCGGGCGCTGCCCGGCGGCGCGTGGTGGCTGCCGGCGGCGGACGCGGAGGCGATGGGGGTGGCGTCGGCGGGTGCTGAGGGGCCGTAAGATCCGGCGTGCGCCGGGGGTGCGACGGACCGCGCACGGCGGTCCCGCGGGCGAAAACTTTTACGTGACGCATATCTCTCCCCGGATGCAGGCAACCTACGGCGCCGAAAACCCTTCCTTACGGAAGGACATCGCGTGCGAACGATGTGTGCGAACAGGACGAACGGATGGAACAGGGGGAGTCGTGCAGCGACGTTCCGTGCTCGCGACGACGACGGCGGCGCTCGCCTTGACCGTGACCGCCGGGCTGGGTCTGACGGGCTGCGGCTCGGGGCGGATGGCGGCGCTGCACGCCAACTGCCGCACCAAGGGCCTGGGCTGGAAGGTCACCGTCCTCAAGGCGGCGCCGCACAGCACCCACCGGGAGGCCCGCCTCTCGGTCGTCAACAAGGGATCGCAGCCGTGCGTGTTCGACGGCTTCCCCACGTTCGCGGTCCACGTGGGCAAGGGGCCGGAGTCGGACGGCAAGGGGCAGGGCCGGACCATGCCGATAGACGTGGCGCGCGGCGGCACGGTCACCACCAACCTGCGCTACAAGGACCACGGGCCGGGTATGTCGCCGGCCGACTGCCTGGTCAGCAATGACGAGGTGGTGGTGGGCGCGCCGCGGGACCGCCACCAGAAGGTGATAAAGGTCCGGGACGAGAAGGGCAAGAAGACCCGGATGAACATCTGCGAGCAGACCGTCTGGATGGCCCCGCCCACCGAGCGGACCGGCTGAACGGCCGAACCTGTCGGGCGGCCGAGCCCTAGCCGTTCTCCGCGGCCGGGGCCGACAGTCGGGCGGCGGGCGGCGGAGGCGCGTCGTGCGCCTGCGGGGACGGCAGCGCGCGCAGCCAGAACTCGGCGGCCAGCGTCGGGTCCAGCGGCCGGAGCGCGCCGGTGTCCGGCTGGAGGGACGTCAGCACCGGACGCAGTGCCTCCGGGCGGATCAGGCCCAGCGCCGCCAGCTTGGAGTCCTCGCACAGCGCGGCCAGCGCCCGGCGGTTGCGGCGCAGCCCCGCGTGGAGCTCGGCGCTGTGCGCGCGCCGGCCGCCGCGGCCCAGGACCGGCCCGGGCACCGTGCCGCGCATCGCCGCGGCCAGCACCGGCTTGCCGCCGCCCGGCACCCGGTCGGCGAGCCCGACGGCCAGCGCCGCCTCGATCACCGCGTCGTCCAGGAACGGCGCCTCGTACGCCACCCCGCAGCCCGAGGTCAACGCGTCGATGCCGCGCACCCGTTCGCCGGCCCGGACGGCCGCGGCGGCCACCTCGTGCTGGGCGCGCAGCGGGTCGAACGGCTCGGGTGCCGCGGCGGCGGCCTCGCGCAACAGCCGGCGGACCGTGGCGACCGCGTCCGGGTGCGCCCAGGGCGGCATCGCCGGCACCTCCTCCCAGTCCGCGCCCTGGGCGCGGCGGCGCGCGCCCGGGGTGATCCGGTCGGCGCCGGCGGCCAGCCAACGGGGGTAGGAGCGGCCGCCGAGGAGGGTGCGCACGGTGGTGGGCAGCGACTGGGGGGCGATGCGCCGGGCGCGACGGGCCAGTTGGACGGCGGTGCGCAGGTCGCCGCGGGCGAGGGAGTTGAGCGCCAGCGGCCGGGGCGCGAACAGCTCGTCGCCGCCGACGCCGGTCAGGTGCATCCGGGAGCCGAACGCGGCGACCAGGTGCGCCTGGTGGACCAGCCGGGCCGCGTCCCGGACGGCGGCGAGCGGCCCGGCGGGGTCGGTGTGCCCGGGGTGCTCGGGCGGGGTGTACCAGGTGGGGGCGTCGGTGTACGGGAGGGAGAGGTGGCGGCCGGCGCGGCGGACCAGGCTGAGGCGGTAGGCGCTGTGGGCGCTCCACAGGGGGTCGTCGTCGGCCGGGTCGCGGCCCTCCCAGCCGGTGGTGATCAGCTCGGTGCCGTCGCGCGCGGCCAGGAAGCAGATGCTGGTGGAGTCCAGGCCGCCGGTGAGGTCGGCGCTGAGCGTCGCCCGTTTCGTGCGGGCGTGCACGGCCGCGCTGAGGGCCTGGCGTACGGCCTCGGTGGCGTCCGGGAGCGGGAGTTCGGGCTCGGGCGGGCGCCACCAGCGGAGCTCGCGGTAGCGGCCGGCGGGGTCGTGGGCGGCGCAGCGGTCGGGCGGTACGGCGTGCACGGCCCGCCAGGGGGTGCGCCGCGCCAGCGGTAACGGGGCGCCGGGGGCGAGCAGATGGGCGGCGAGCGCCTCCTCGTCGACCGTGCCGGTGCGCGGGGCGCCGGGCAGTCCGGCGGCGGCCGCCGCGCGGGCCAGCGCGGCCAGGTCCTGCGGGCGGTTGCCGACGACCGTGATGCCGCCGAGGGCGGTGCGGTGCAGCCGGCGGATCGCGGAGAGGCTGCCCCGGCTGCGGATCTCGGCGCCCGTGCAGGCCAACAGGAAGAAGCTGCCGGGGAGTTCGTGGCGTAGCTCGGCGAGGTCGTCCAGGTCGCGCAGCCGGTGCAGCAGGTGGGCCAGGTCGTCCGGGGTGGCCGAGGTGGTGCCGAGCAGCATCGCGCAGCGCGGGCCGACCCGGGCCGTCACCAGCTCCTCGCGCCGCCAGTGGCCGACGATCCAGGGGCGGCCGGAGGGGTGGGCGACGGTGTGGGTGGCCGGCGTCCGGGGCAGTCCGGCGGCGAGCCGGGCGGCGACGGGGTGGTCGGGGAACACCAGGAAGTCCACGGGGACCGCTCCTTGGCCTCGGGGCGTCACGACGGGGCGGGGATGGGCGGGCGGGCCCGGGGCCGTCCGGCCGCGGCTGGGCCGGACGGGCCTCGGGGCCGGGGCTGGGAGTGCCCCGGCGGGGGATCGCGCGGCGGTCGGGGCGCCCCGACCGGTGGGTGGCTGGGGAGGTTCAGGAGCCGTGCCGTCCGCCGTCCCCCGGCTTGGGGTCGAGGGGGTCCCCGCCCCGCTGGGGTGATCGGTGCATCGCATCCCTTTCCTTCCGGTTGTCCGGGAGCCCGGCATCCCTGCGGGGGTGGGTGTGGCGCCCTGGCAGGGGCGAACGGTCGCCCGCCGCCACGGGAGGCGCCTCCCGTGGCGGCGACGGAGCGTGGTGGGCTGGTTACGTCCTGCGTCGGATTAAAAGGCTGGCAGTGTCCGGGGCACGTGCCATTACCCCGTACGGGTGAAGGGGAGGGGCGCGTGGTGCATGGCGGCGCGCCACCCCCGGCCCGTACGCCGCGGGCGTGCCGCGGCGGCCCCTCGCATGCCTCTGCACCGCGCCGGATCGAGGTTTCGTGCAGGTCAGATGCGTCTACGGGGCGGCGAACCGGCGCCCGTGCGACGGGCGGGCCCGGTGGCGGTCGGGGCGCGGACCGGCCGTGGCCGAGCCGGCCCGGTGGCGGGATGGTCGCCCCTCGCCCGGTGCCCGTTGACGTCGGGTCGCCACCCCGGGCGGCGGGCCCCGCGGGCGGCCGGAAATACTGGCGCACCAGGCGCGCGGTCCGCAGGCGCGGCGGGTCACGCCAGGTGGAGCGCGACGGATCGGACCGGGATGCGGGATCAGGAGCAGGAGACGGGCGGGCCGGGGTCGGCGGTGCCGGAGGGGGCGCCGCGCCCGTTGGACGGGTTCACCGTCGCGGTGACCGCGGCCCGCAAGGCGGCGGAGCTGGGCGCGCTGCTGGAGCGCCGTGGCGCCGAGGTGGTGTACGCCCCGGCGCTGCGCACCGTGCCGCTGGCGGACGACGCCGAACTCCGCGCCGTCACCCGTGCGTTGGTCGCCGGGCCGCCGGACGCGGTGGTGGCCAGCACCGCCGTCGGCTTCCGCGGCTGGTTGGCGGCGGCGGACGACTGGGGGCTGGGCGAGGCGCTGCGCGGCCGGCTGGCCGGCGCGGAGCTGCTGGCCCGCGGCCCGAAGGTGCGCGGCGCGATCCGGGCCGCCGGGTTGACCGAGCGCTGGTCGCCGGCCTCGGAGTCGCTGGCCGGGGTGCTCGACCACCTGCTGGCCGAGGGCGTCGCCGGCCGGCGGATCGCCGTCCAACTGCACGGGGAGCCGCAGCCGGAGTTCGTCGGGGCGCTGCGGGCCGCCGGCGCGGACGTCGTCCCGGTACCCGTGTACCGGTGGCTGCCGCCGGTCGACCTCGGGCCGCTGGACGGGCTGTTGGACGCGGTCCTGGCGCGCGGCGTGGACGCGGTGACCTTCACCAGCGCCCCGGCCGTCACCTCCCTGCTGCGCCGGGCCGCCGAACGCGGCATCCGGCCGGGGCTGTTGGCCGCGCTGCGACGGGACGTGCCGGCGGTGTGCGTGGGACCGGTGACCGCGGCCCCGTTGGCGGCGTTGGACGTGCCCACCCTGGAGCCGGAGCGCTTCCGGCTCGGCCCGTTGGTGCAGCTACTGTGTCGGGAACTCCCGCTACGGGCACGTCCGTTGGCGGTTGCCGGGCGGCGGCTGGAGGTCCGCGCCCGGACCGCCGTGGTGGACGGGGCGCCGCGCCCGGTGCCGCCCGCCGGGATGGCGCTGCTGCGCACCCTGGCCCGCCGCCCCGGCGAGGCGGTCCCCCGCGCCGACCTGCTGCGGGCGCTGCCGGGCCCCGCCGGGGGTGGGCGCGCGACGGAGGCCGACCTGGAGGCCGCGGTCGCGCACCTACGGGCGGCGCTGGGGGAGTCCGGGCTGATCCACCCGGCGCCCGGGGGCGGCTACCGGCTCGCGCCCGACGCCCCTACGGGCGACGCCCCGCCCGGCGTCGGCTAACGGGAGCGGAGGGCAACGGCCGCTCCCTCAGGCCGGGTTGGCGACCCGGATCTTGGACTGGCCGTGCGGCCGGGTCTCCCAGTCCTCCATGAAGCGCGCCTGGAGCCCGTGCTTACGGGCCAGCCGCAGCAGTGTCTCCGTCCGGTAGTAGAAGTCCTCCCGCAGCACCTGGTGTTCGGCGCCTTCGGTGCGGTCGAAGGTGAAGTCGAAGAACCCGCCGGGGGCCAGGATGCGGCCGACGTGCGCCAGGCACTCGTCGATGACGTGGATCGGCGAGTGCGAGAAGACGCTGTGCGCATGGACGACGTCGAAGTGCCCGGACGGCAGGAACTCCAACTTCAGGTCCTGAGTGATCGTCAAATGCGGGAGCTTGTCCTGGAGTTCGTAGGACGCCAGGGTCCGCTTGGCGGCTATCAGGATGTCCGGCGAGATGTCGATGCCGTAGTAGTGGCCGGCGTCCAGGTGGGCGATGAAGCGCCAGCCGGCGCGCAGGTTGCCGCAGCCGATGTCGAGCATCCGGTGCTCGGGGCGCAGCCCGTGCTCCACGAGGTAGTCGAACTGCATCTCCCCCAGGGCCAGCCAGCGTTCGTGGCTGCGACTGCCGACCGCGGCCTCCGGGTTGCGCCCGGTGTCGGAGGCCATCACCGCGCGGTAGTACGCGACGTGGTCGGGGTGCTTCAGGCGCAGCCAGGTGTCGCGGGCGGTGCGCTTGAGGTAGGGGGTGATCCGGGCCGGGTTGCGGACCGCGTAACCGAGCTTGTGGGTCAGGCTGGCGCGGTTCTTGAGCAGCGGAGAGGACATGCCGCCGGACTATACATCACATGTATACGCTCGATGTCTACACCTGGCGTCTACGTCACGCGTCTAGTGGGCGCGCGTGGCCGGGCGCGGAGCGGACGACGACCCGCGGGCCGGCCGGTGCGCGGCGCGGCCCGCCCGTGGGGTTCCGGCGGACGGCGCGGCCAGGCACCCTAAGAACGCTCCCGTACGCCCCCTCCGCCCCCTTCCCCGCGTCCCCCGTGTCCGTTTCCCGAGGAGTGACAGGCACATGGCAGCCCCCTACGGTTTCCGGTTCGACAGCGGGCGGGTCTGCCTGGACCTGGTGGCCACCGCCGGCGGCAACCCGGCCGCCGGCGAACGGCTCACCGGCCCCGTCCCGTTGGCCGCCTGGCTGGCCGGCGCCCAAGTGGTGCCGCCCGGCGCCCCGTTGGACGGCGTCGACGTCCGCTGGGTGGCCCGCTTCCGGGCGCTGCGCGAGCCGCTCGGCCGGGCGGTCCGCGCCGAACTCCTCGGCCGCGCCGCCGCGTCCGACCTGGCACTGCTGAACGCGGCGGCCGGCGCCGCCCCGCCGCCCGTCGTGCACGTCGTCCGCGGCCCGGACGGCGCGCTGACCGGCGTCCTGGCCCAACCGCCGGACTGCGCCGGGCTACTGGCGGCCGTGGCCCGGGACGCCGTCGCGCTGCTCGCCGACCCGGTGGCGCGCGGCCAGCTCCGGCAGTGCGCGGGCGACGGCTGCTCGCTGGTCTACCTGGACGCCTCGCGGGGCCGGCGCCGCCGCTGGTGCTCCAGCGAGGTCTGCGGCAACCGCGCC includes the following:
- the ftsX gene encoding permease-like cell division protein FtsX, translated to MRAQFVLSEIGVGLRRNLTMTFAVIVSVALSLGLFGASLLMRDQVSTMKGYWYDKVNVSIFFCNKNDAETAANCAKGAATQQQKDDILAELNRLPLVQNVQHETSDQAYKHYKEQFGDTPVAGLVTPDQLPESFRVKLKDPTKFDVIKSAFSERPGVEQVQDQRDTVEPLFRLLDGMRYAALGVMGLMLVVALMLIVNTVRVSAFSRRRETGIMRLVGASSFYIQMPFIMEAAIAGLIGAVFACVLLVGGKYFMINQWLAKQIQVVNFIGWDSVLAVLPLVLLIGLLMPALAAFFALRKYLKV
- a CDS encoding S41 family peptidase — protein: MSGPCRYGRPRRIRRGAALTLFLAGVLAAGAATGTWDDVGDTAEPAAQGRPADDGPAGSATAERAARAAERAVADGKSGTQAADDVVSRSGDRWSAVYTPGEFADFQAQLDGSYVGVGLWVRQRDDGRITVSRVQPGGPAERAGIAVGDRLDAVDGRPARGRPVTETVGRLRGDGPDGSGAAPGTPVRLDLDRGARHWSAMLHRTRLHTENVTVDRPAGGDGPTRIKITAFAKGTGAAVRRALRTADPRDGLLLDLRGNTGGLVSEAVATASDFLDGGLVATYDVHGSQRALYAQGVGDPRTPLVVLVDGGTMSAAELLSGALQDRGRAVVVGSPTFGKGSVQMPTRLPGGSVAELTVGHYRTPSGRAVDGAGITPDLIAPDHAEERARTVLSGLGTGA
- the smpB gene encoding SsrA-binding protein SmpB, with protein sequence MATKGKGKEKNDGRKLVAQHKKARHDYHILDTFECGLVLTGTEVKSLRQGRASLVDGFVQIDDREAWLHNVHIPEYAQGTWTNHSARRKRKLLMHRVEIDKLEVKSQETGHTIVPLALYFKDGRAKVEIALAKGKKEYDKRQTLREKQDRRETERAISAVRRRQRA
- a CDS encoding MFS transporter, coding for MNDVILFLAARPISPPPVRRPRRRSPYARLFAVPGARAFTAANLLARLPMGMLSVSAVLMIAGSRGSYALAGAVTATGLAATALVGPWTARLIDRHGQARIAVPATAVAVLGSLSLLLCVRAGAPDWTLFASYAATATTPNTGGMSRARWAHLLRADPAARHAANSFEQAADELCFLLGPLLATLLCTAVAPEAGTAVAAALLLTGVLLFAAQRRTEPPAVPRPPGRPGSPLRAPGLPPLLLTFVATGAVFGSLEVVTLAYADAHGFRAAAGGLLALQATGSGAAGLLFGLLPPAARPARRLLRCTAAMAALLTLPLLAAATGAPPLLAAALLTAGTATAPTMVTGMGLVQSRTPAGRLNEGMTLAVTALLTGIAAGSATGGWAADHLPSPAAGYAVPAAAAALSLALTAATGTRAPHEPARRT
- a CDS encoding LysR family transcriptional regulator — protein: MPYDIEPRLLRAFTAVAEELHFTRAAARLYVAQQALSRDVRRLERELGAELFVRSTRRVALTAEGERLLPYARRVLAAQEELAAAFRSEPGRPLVVDVGAPVGTAHRVLAAARRRLPESCELIARYHGGLTGAAAELAAGRLDVSFGRFAGLSAPARAGLAHQPVRLEPMAVLLRADHPLAAAGRVPLRGLAGETLYAAAGNPRTAEWTELAARLFAGRGIAMAAPFPEIAGAEEFVRVVRKRGWSVLASAEFIEVPGMVLRPLVDPVPLSPVGMVWRRGLRHPGLAALRDAARELGAREGWRALPGGAWWLPAADAEAMGVASAGAEGP
- a CDS encoding DUF4232 domain-containing protein, producing the protein MQRRSVLATTTAALALTVTAGLGLTGCGSGRMAALHANCRTKGLGWKVTVLKAAPHSTHREARLSVVNKGSQPCVFDGFPTFAVHVGKGPESDGKGQGRTMPIDVARGGTVTTNLRYKDHGPGMSPADCLVSNDEVVVGAPRDRHQKVIKVRDEKGKKTRMNICEQTVWMAPPTERTG
- a CDS encoding asparagine synthase-related protein is translated as MDFLVFPDHPVAARLAAGLPRTPATHTVAHPSGRPWIVGHWRREELVTARVGPRCAMLLGTTSATPDDLAHLLHRLRDLDDLAELRHELPGSFFLLACTGAEIRSRGSLSAIRRLHRTALGGITVVGNRPQDLAALARAAAAAGLPGAPRTGTVDEEALAAHLLAPGAPLPLARRTPWRAVHAVPPDRCAAHDPAGRYRELRWWRPPEPELPLPDATEAVRQALSAAVHARTKRATLSADLTGGLDSTSICFLAARDGTELITTGWEGRDPADDDPLWSAHSAYRLSLVRRAGRHLSLPYTDAPTWYTPPEHPGHTDPAGPLAAVRDAARLVHQAHLVAAFGSRMHLTGVGGDELFAPRPLALNSLARGDLRTAVQLARRARRIAPQSLPTTVRTLLGGRSYPRWLAAGADRITPGARRRAQGADWEEVPAMPPWAHPDAVATVRRLLREAAAAAPEPFDPLRAQHEVAAAAVRAGERVRGIDALTSGCGVAYEAPFLDDAVIEAALAVGLADRVPGGGKPVLAAAMRGTVPGPVLGRGGRRAHSAELHAGLRRNRRALAALCEDSKLAALGLIRPEALRPVLTSLQPDTGALRPLDPTLAAEFWLRALPSPQAHDAPPPPAARLSAPAAENG
- a CDS encoding uroporphyrinogen-III synthase: MRDQEQETGGPGSAVPEGAPRPLDGFTVAVTAARKAAELGALLERRGAEVVYAPALRTVPLADDAELRAVTRALVAGPPDAVVASTAVGFRGWLAAADDWGLGEALRGRLAGAELLARGPKVRGAIRAAGLTERWSPASESLAGVLDHLLAEGVAGRRIAVQLHGEPQPEFVGALRAAGADVVPVPVYRWLPPVDLGPLDGLLDAVLARGVDAVTFTSAPAVTSLLRRAAERGIRPGLLAALRRDVPAVCVGPVTAAPLAALDVPTLEPERFRLGPLVQLLCRELPLRARPLAVAGRRLEVRARTAVVDGAPRPVPPAGMALLRTLARRPGEAVPRADLLRALPGPAGGGRATEADLEAAVAHLRAALGESGLIHPAPGGGYRLAPDAPTGDAPPGVG
- a CDS encoding class I SAM-dependent methyltransferase: MSSPLLKNRASLTHKLGYAVRNPARITPYLKRTARDTWLRLKHPDHVAYYRAVMASDTGRNPEAAVGSRSHERWLALGEMQFDYLVEHGLRPEHRMLDIGCGNLRAGWRFIAHLDAGHYYGIDISPDILIAAKRTLASYELQDKLPHLTITQDLKLEFLPSGHFDVVHAHSVFSHSPIHVIDECLAHVGRILAPGGFFDFTFDRTEGAEHQVLREDFYYRTETLLRLARKHGLQARFMEDWETRPHGQSKIRVANPA
- a CDS encoding CGNR zinc finger domain-containing protein; translated protein: MAAPYGFRFDSGRVCLDLVATAGGNPAAGERLTGPVPLAAWLAGAQVVPPGAPLDGVDVRWVARFRALREPLGRAVRAELLGRAAASDLALLNAAAGAAPPPVVHVVRGPDGALTGVLAQPPDCAGLLAAVARDAVALLADPVARGQLRQCAGDGCSLVYLDASRGRRRRWCSSEVCGNRARVARHRRRIGRAG